The window ACGAGATGCTCGATCCCAACGACAAAGACCGATGCTGAGAGTGATGACGCGAAGCTTCATCGACTATTTGGGCTGTCATCGAGGAATCTGCCCTTGCTGCTCGAACACAAATCTGGTGGACTATATCTAGAGCAAGATCTCCCGGATGTTCAGCTAAGAAATTTTGGATCTCGATGGCATATCGGTTCCGACAGGCTGGGAGGCCAGCCTTGCCGAGAGTGCTCCCAGGGCGAAGGCCTTGACTACCTGTGTTTTTGCTTGACCATCGACCGATCTGGTTCTTGGACTATGGAGGCTTTGGACCAATAGTCAAAGCTGAAGAGCGAGCCACCGATGGGAGACTACGTTGTTGAAAGCAAATCGTCGCCCAATCATAGCTTTGATGCCCAATGGCGCCTCCATCACTTGACCCATTCAGGCTCACTGAATATACGAGTCCGTCTCCTTGCTTCGACCTGAACATGGCTCCCCCATCCAGATTCTCATTGCCTCCCTCGTCGCGGCCGGCTTCGGTCAACACATGGAGCAACATGACGTCGTCAAGTATCGCACATGAAGCCGCTGGCCACTCACGCTTAACTAACTACCGTACGTGCAACCCATCAACCATTCAAGTCAGACAAACACACAAGTACCGTGAGGGGCTCCGGAACCCCACGCAGAGGGCCAGCCATCGGATGAAGCTATTCAGACGATCCAACGGACTGCCCTCTTGCGTGCTTTTGCCATCTCTCAAcctctgcttcctcttcagcgAGGGAGGAGCCGACTGCACCCGACCCCGTGCAACCAAGCGCAACCTGATCCGGCTTATTTCGCGGCAGTCTAAATATGCGTATGACCAACTCTGGTGAGGTTAAAACAATCCTGTGCAACTATATCTGAAAGAGGGGCTATGTTCGGAGAGGAGACGCATCGTCCGTGGGATACGCGCCACGCAAATatcctctttttccttttctctttacttCTTTCACTTCGGGGTCTGAAAGACGAAAAGGTGTAGGCGTATTCGTCATTATCGGAGAGAGGCAACTCGTAATCTTTTGTGAAATTTCTTCGTATTAAGGTAATGTTACAGctgcaaaggagaagaaaaatacAAACAGCGTTGCTCAGCATATCATCACTTACGAGAACGTACAATCATCGTCATGAGCAACCTGAAAAGACGGCCAAAAGCTCTGACTTGGCCGCCGCACTTTTTATCTTTACAGCTCATCCTCCATTAAGCATTCAACCCCCTTTCTCTCAATCCCCCTTTCACCAAAGCTCCCACCCCAACTTCAGGCTCATTTGGTCAACTTGGTCGTCTCGTGCTTCAGTCCAGCCTCCTCCGCCTTCTTATCCGCAATCTCACAGAGCGCCTTCCACTCCTCCGCACTGACTCTGCTCACGCTCAACCGGCCCTGCTTCAGCATCTGCATGTTCTCCAACGGACCCCCCGGCTTGCCCAGCTCgcgcagctccttgaggcCAATCGGCACGGCAAACTTCTTTCTGAACTCGACGTGGACCAGGCTCCAGCGGACATTGTCCTTTGAGGATTGCGGGTCGTAGTAGGGCGTTCCTGGGCGACGAGCGCTTCCTGGTGAGATTGCGTTAGTTCCCTTGTATGAAAAGTGATGAAAAGGGTGAAGAGTAGACTTGCTGTCTTCGGAAAACTCCTTGACAATCTCCATGATGCCTGCGATGCCGGGTTCTTTGCAGTTGGAGTGGTAGAAGAAGGCTTTATCGCCCTGATTCATGTTCCTCATGTGATTGCGCGCCGCATACGCTCTTATTCCTATCACACTTCAATCAGCATCATATGCCATCCTGCTGCCAGAAGTCTCTTGAATAAACTCACCATCCCATCCTTCAGGCTTCTCCTTTGCCCGCAAATCATCAATCGAGAACCTGACGTCAATGCCATTCTCAAATCGCGTCTCCGGCTCGGCCTTCATCAGCCAATACCACTCGCCGTCGTGACGCGGTGCATCTGGGTTCGTTGCCGGGATGGAGTCAATGTCCGGGTCTTCAGAGACGGCGCGTGTCGCTTTGTCACTACCTGATGAtgccttttcatcatcttcattcttTGCATTGGTCTTCTTGCTGTCCTTTTTAGcagctttcttcttgtcgtctgCTGATTTGATGACGCTCTTGGTTTCCTTTGCAGTAGCAGCACGCTTCTTGGTTGGAGCAGCGGCTTTCTTCACTTCTGGCGTAATTTGTTCCTTTTCCTCGGCTTTTTTAATTGATGCTGCCGCTTGTCGTGACGAGCGTCGCTTAGCCACTGGCTCAGCTGcctcgccttcatctctgATGCGCTTCCGTGGAGGCATGTCTAATCTGTTGTTGGCTTAAAGAGGgaatataataaaaacaaaaaaaagtaaaacaATAAATGAAGGGATCTAGTAAATTATCCCTTCTCTCTACTTCACGTATcaaaaacagcagcaacaactcAAGCAAAcagagtgagtgagtgagtgagcTCCCTCAAGGTACGTACAGCGCACAAAACTCTCCGTCCCCAGCGCGTCAGCCATACAAATCCAATTTTCCATCCAGGCACGCGCTCACCTTCCGCCACAATGTGGCTCGCCCTCGCACTGGATCCACCCCCAGAAAATCGCTAGCACAGGCATATTTCCCTGAATTAGCCGTAGCTGGGGCGCAATCCCAAACTGCCGTGCCGTGCCCGTCTTATTTTCTTCCCTACCCTGCTCCCCGGTTTTATACGAAATACGCTGCAGGCCTCcgcaaaaagacaaaaagagcCTCACTTTTTCTGTAACAAAACTTGTTTTTTTGAGCCCAATATTTTTTTAAGCGCCCAGACCTTCGCCTGGAAGCATCGGATGGGGGGCGCAAAGAATCCTTCCTTCGCTATTTTCGGGACCAATGCCGATAAATACGGATGGAAATGGACCATGGCTGCGTGGATGCGTCGCGGGCGGGTCGCGCTATTGGTTGGATAGAGTGGATGACTAAGTCACAGGGCTGCAGTGATGACTCAGCCACATTGTGATGACTCAGCGAGTTGGAGGACCTCATGGCAACTTGACCTTGGACAACGACGACATGTTTTCGCAGAGATATCTCATTTAGTAGTTGTAGAATCAATTGAATTAATTGTGTAGTTAATGTAGAgtgtgatgaagatgaaaaataATCCaatttgatgatgctgtccTGGTACTACGAGTCTACGATGCACTTACACGGGGCAGGGCGACGACGACCATGGATCGATGGTCCAGAACATGAATTACAAGCGATGACAACAGAGGCAATTGTTTGATTGGATTGAAGTCGACGGCATAGGGCTAGCCAAATGGGTGGTGTCAGGGTATGTGTTGTTATGcaagagggagaaaaggcCTCATTGCTTCTAAGCGGTGGCAGGCTTTCGGCCATGGCCCCTTTAGAGCAACTGAGGAATATCAATTCGACAGCACCAGCGATAATGACAATGGGTGAAATTCGACCGCAATTGGCCAATGGAGGAAGGAAATTGTAAGGCTGCGTCGTAAGCTAGCGACGTAGCACAGCAGAGTTCCTAGGACTTTGGGTGGGAGATGGTAGGAAATGCCCCCTGGCCAAACGGCACGACGGTGACTTGAAAAAAAGGCATGCATGCCTGCATGGAATGAGAAAGCATGTAAAACAATGTTTTCGAGGGCAGGACTCTCTCTTGGCACCCTCATCCTTGATGAACTGAGTCTTGATGCCAGCGACGGTCAGTTACCCAAGAGAGTGTCATGTAAGTGTATGTGTGTATATGTGTGTATGCATCTCGGGGGAAGTGATGGCTGACGACGGGAATAGTCCAAATAATGCAAAGCCAGCATGTCTGGGGAGTTGATGCGAGTTGATGAGGGTGATGACAAAGGGTAGCATGTGCAGAGTTGTCAGGAGGATGAGGTAGGTCGGGGGAGGTAGTGTCAGGTAGAGGGCCCTCATTGGCTGACAGCGAGGGGGGCCTCCTCGGCGTCCCAAGGGTATAAAAGCCGGCCCGTCCCAACTACCCTCCTCCCCATTACTCTCCCCTCTTCACACCCGACAACTCAAACTTCATCAGAAAACAAGAGCAAAACATCTTTGAGAGTTTGATCTCACCGAGTCTTGCTGTTGCATCCCCCTATACATCATCCCCCTGTTAGCTTTCGTCCAACACCTCATCGTCGCCTCCCCCCTACCTACCACTGGGTGCCGATGCAACTAAGGATAACACCAACTCAAAGAAACTGCCAGCATCATATCCTGCATCATTGAGAGAACCATGAGCTCCATCAACATGGACATGATGTCGCTGAGTCCCCCCAGGGAGCGTGTCATGAGTCTCGACTATCACAGGGCCGACACCAGAAGGGCCCGGCTCAGCAGAATGGAGCCTCGAATCCACAACGCCGCCTTTGAGGATCTCATGCCGCACAAGAGCCACAGAGAATACCGCTCAGGCCATTCAGCGAAGCATTCACGTTACTCTGAAGAGTATGAAGCCGTTGATCAACACTCCTCATCACATCGTTCGTCACGTGAACTCGATTCCGTCCTAGTTCAGCCATCAGTATCCTCAAGAGGTGTCAGAAGCCAGGACTTGGCTAGAGAGCCCAGAAAGTCCAGAAAACAccatctcccctcccctcccccagATGAGTCTCATCGGTATCGTCGTGGTCAGGTAGAGTCTTTCTCCAGTGCCTCCAGAGCAGAGAGAAGTCGCGACCTCCGGGGGTTTGGCGCTTGGTGCGATCCAATCGTAGTGCCACAGCAAGAACTTTTTGCTGAAGACCCTTacgacaaggaagagattGCTCAGAGCAGGAGATCAACCAGATCCAATGCTCCCAGCACACCACGGGATCGGCTGTTGCCCATGCCCGAGCTCTCGCCCATGCCAACCCACTATGAATTCTGTCCTTGTTGCATTCAAGAGGAGGGCAGAATCAATGAAACGTGGCATATGGCAGGAcatgagaagatggacacTCAATGTAAGCCACTTCGGGGGGGTCAATCCCGTCACTTGAGTGGTGCATACTGACTATCGATAGTGGAGTACGCAATTGCATACATTGAGCGAATGAGGTTCAAGCAGTAGACAGGGCGACAGAATTGTgacttgagaagaagaagaaaaaaaggtgcGCGGAAAGGCAATCTGTGAATGACGACAGTGGACAATGGCATATGGCGTATGGCGTTTTTGTTGAGTGACGTGACCGAGGGAATCTTTGTGTTTCGCGCAGCGACCTGTAACCATTTTCAGACTTGAGTAATAGTAATGAACGCATCTCTTATCGCCCTTGCTGAAGTAGAAGAGTGgcgaaaagcaaagaaaggCTCAGAATGAGCTGCAGCCCAGCCAACTTTGGTGGTCAGGTGTCTTGAAAGGACATGGTTCCTCAAACGCTAGGCACCATTATCCAATCCAAGCCAGCGGCTGCTGAGTCTGCCTAATGACGAGCATCATGGGCGAGAAGCCGACTGGACAATGTCGCGCGCCCTTTGAAGGATCTTGTCGTTTCAGGAGATGGAAAAATAAATGAATGAGGCATTTGATGAGAGATAGAAGAAGATTCCAGCATGTTCTGGATGAAATGATGAGGAGTGAAATGAGTGTTGATGGCTGAGTTGTTGCAGCACATGCatgagtgagtgagagagGATGAAAGTCCTAGATTGCGAAAATGAGGGGGTGGATCAGGCTGCCAGATGGGGGGACGGGAGCTTACAGTGTCCTGCTGCGCCGCTTCGGGACCGAAAAGATTAGGTTACAGGGCACTCTAGGCCTATCAGGCAGTCTGAGGATTGTGAGGCTTGACTCTGGGGCTGGTGGCTGGTGGCTGACAGCACATCCATAGGCTAAAGTCCGGCAGTGGATGGACGGCTTCACCCGCGCGtctactgtactgtactctAAGTGGATGCTGGGACTCGCGCTTGCTTGGGCGTTGCCGGGCCAGCAGAATCCCCTAAAAGCCGTTGACAGGATAAACAGTGGAGCAGCGCATACAAGAATAATCCTGACCCCTGGGATCCAATGCATCACTagattgatttgattcaCGTCTAAccagcatccagcatccagcGCCTCCAGtatcattttctctttttttcttgctttttgcttttcgtCTCAACACGGGATCGATCCGGCTGCATTCGCCGTCACATCGCCATGGAGCTCGCATCCAAATCCCAAAACCTCTTCAACGTCTATCTCCGACTGCGACCCCCGTATCCAGGAGCGCTGCAGACGGAGCGCATCCTTGACGTCGAAGCCGCTGCAGACAACCTGCATCCGTCCCACATCACGCTCAACCCACCACCGGATCGACGAAGGGCCATCGAACGGTTTGGCTTCACGCAGGTGTTTGAAGAGGACGCCAGCCAGCTCGACGTCTTCCACTGCACGGATGCCCCGTCTCTGATCGAGGGCGTGCTGGCGCCCCATGGCGGCGATGGAACAGATGCTGTCGTGGCCACGCTTGGTGTCACGGGCTCAGGCAAGGTACGCAGACGGTAGCGGGAGATGCAAACGCTATGCTATGCGTCCTTGTCCATCTAACCTGGCGGCAGACGCATACGATCCTTGGCAGCCGTAACCAGCGAGGCCTCACTCAACTGGCCGTGGACGTCATCTTCCGATCAATTAGCGACAACATGGTCGAATCCGCCCAGTCGCCAACTCTCGACTCGCTCCAAGCCTGCGATGCCTCCGAATCTACCCTCGTCACGGCACCCTACTTTCTCGATGGCATGAATGGAGATATACCGCAGGGGACATACCGTGGTTCCGGCGGCTCAAGATCAACCACGCCCATGATGGTACGAACCCAGTCAACCCTCTCGTCGATCAAGACATCCACTCCCAGTAAAGTTCCGCGAAGAGTTCAGCAAATGCCTGGCTCCTTTCCCGATTCAGCAATGTCAAGCCCGAAAAGTGTCAGGCCTGTCAGTGAAGCTGAGGAGACGCTGCATAGCAAAGGGCAATAGAGTTGCTCGGCGCAACCGTCTCTGGGAATCAGCAGATCCAACACAGCGGCCAGAATTCCGTCGCCCAAGCGGGCACTGGAGCGGCCATTCATGTCTTTAACCGCCGCCAGTCGCCTCAAGACAACAGCTAAACAGAACATAAAGGGCGAAAGTACGTTTTCGAGTCAACGACGAACCCTACGCCGAAATTCAACTTTGCTCAACTCGCTTCCCTATTCCCCGGATGTTAGCGACTTTGTAGTGCCCTGCGATCCCGCCGCCGAGTACGCCGTCATCGTATCCATGTACGAAGTTCACAACGACCGCATCTACGACCTTCTCACCCCCGCCAGCAAATCCGCCGCTAACAAAGACTACCGCCGACCCCTGTTGTTTAAACCTACCGAACTATCCCCTGATCGCAAAGTAGTTGCTGGTCTTCGCAAGGTAGTCTGTACCGATGTTCGAGAGGCCCTCTTGGTGCTTGAGGCAGGCCTGCAGGAAAGGCGAGTGGCTGGTACGGGGAGCAACAGTGTCTCGAGCAGGAGtcatggcttcttctgcttcgaAGTCAAGAAGAGGTCATTTGGTTGGCAGAACAACTCATGGACTGGGAGCAAGCTTACCGTTGTTGACCTCGCGGGTAGTGAGAGGGCGAGGGATGCAAAGACTCAGGGCGCAACACTAGCAGAAGCAGGAAAGATTAACGAGAGCCTCATGTATCTTGGCCAGTGTCTCCAAAGCCAGAGCGAGGTCAGCGCTGGCAGAGTAAGTTGATCCATCTACAGCCGAAACCAAATGGGAACAATTTCTAACTCTGCGTCAGGCCAATGTTGTCCCTTACAGACAATGCAAACTTACCGAgatcctcttctccaactcGTTCCCATCCGCGGCAGGATCCTACTCTCACACTCCGCGCCGAAACCCCCAGCGAGGCGTCATGATTGTTACGGCTGATCCTCTAGGCGACTTCAATGCAACATCCCAGATTCTTCGCTACAGCGCTCTTGCTCGAGAAGTCACTGTTCCCCGTGCGCCATCATTTACGGCCAATACGCTTGCACCAAGTCCCACGGTTTCCACGCATCACACCAGGCCGTTTGGCAATGCCGGCTTTGGATCTATGAGAAGCCATTTTTCGCCTGTTAAAGCCACCGACGAGAGAGTGACCATGGAGATTGCCGCGCTGGAAATTGCCAGAATGAGCGAGGAAATTGAGCAACTCCGTCAGGAAATCGAAGTGCAGAGCGAGGCCCGTATTATAGCCGAGGCTCACCTCCTTAGTACGGAGGATCGAATGATTGACATGGAGGCCGCCGTTCGAGAGGAGTGTGCGCTTGAATTCGAGCAGCGTCTTGCTATGGAACTGGCTCGCTTCAAAGCATCCATGCAGATCGAAAAGGAGCGGCATGAGGAGCACTGGGACCGCAAGGTGGACATCTTGGAGCGCGGCCTGGACACGGGCTTtgaagaagactttgacaaggAAAACGTCTTGGTAGAGAACCTTACCCAAGAGGTCGAGCGGCTGCGACGCGAAAACATGATCCTCAAGAGGGAGCTTTCAAACCGCAGTCCGAGCAAGCGGAAGCCCCTGGAAGAGCGCGAGGACTTTGTGCTTCCCAGCGGCAGCGGGACGCCCAAGCATGACAGCGTGACGAGTATCAGCCGCAAGTTTGAACGCATCAAGATTAGCAGCGACGTGGGTGGTGCCAATGGGCCTAGAAGTCCCAAGAAGGTGCGCAGATTGGTGGCCAGGCGCTGGGATGAGCCGGATGATGTTTAGATTTGGAGCAAATTTGCAGGCATTTGTTTCCCTGCGCTGTTCATATTTTCTTCTGGACATGATTTTTTGAAAACAACTGCCTTCTTTTTATATTGCAGTGTAATTGGAAAAATGACGATGCCACGACCTAGATATCAAAAGGGAGAGACATGCATGTGGGCTTTgggaggatgggatgggatgggatgggatacCCGTGATTCAGGAATTTGGCGATGGAGGGAATGCATGGAAGGTTTTTTATTGGGTGTTTTATATTTTCATATTGTTTTTATTGTTGATTTAGTTGTATGGATTGATAGCATGGACATAGTATTCCTGTTTCATAAAGGCTTTGCAGGACATTACTGTATTAATTACTAGTATCTATGATGTGTTTCTATATGAACGACTTGTTCGATATAATTTATTAGTTTTGCTGATGTAATTGTGTTAGAAGCCATGCAGTCGGATAGCTGCAGAGAGCATCAAAACTTCGTGACTTACAAAGGAAtataagaagaagggaatATCTCTTTTCCTTATGTAGCCTTTCAGAGATATATGCCGTCTTTGTCATATACCTCGCTGCAGGATAGTAGCTAAAATACTATTCAAtggcctctttgtcttcatcactcttctctttgagATCTAGTATGGAGGATTGCTATATTTAATAGATGTCATTTAATAACATGTAGGACCAGTAATATATGAAGAGCTTTGTTTCTCGGAAGCAATTCTAAATTTCATTCATTTAGCAGCACCTCCGTTAATCTCTTTCCAACTATTCCCAAATCCTGCCTCAGCCATCTTAACTGCAAGTTTTGTAGCTTCATCGAAATTCTCCTTTGGTAACCCAAGCTCCTTATTAGCCAAGCCGTATTTAGCCTCGTAGTTACCATCACCATTGGGGAAATATGTACGTgcaaacatggccatgccaAAGCCCTCAATGTTACCAGACTGTAGGATTTGCAGCCCTCGCTTATATCGGGTATCCGTTGGCTCGTGGTCTATCTGCCAGTCGTCATCAGTCGTACCCATTACCCGGTGTAAGCTATCGAGCATATCTCGTTGCGAGGCCAGGAAACTAGAGATATACAGGATCTTATTCCGCCATTGAGAGATTGTTGGCGACTGATCCATTTCGTCATCTGGTAGTTCTTTTAGGCTAAGGAGTTGTGCCGCAGCCCTGCCGCATTGCTCCCATGTTGACATGTTAATCCGCGTGTTACCGTCATCGTAGAACGTAACCTTCTTGTCCAATATATCAAAGCCACACCATGGGCTACcgacagagagagaaaactcATACCAAAAGCCGCAAGTCATGTAAATCCAAGACATGCCGGCTTGTTCCACACTGGCAAcaccagcttcagcagcaggaCCGATCATGATGTCCGTCATTAACGCCTTATTAGCGAAATCGGGGGCGTATGAGTTAGGCATAACCCACGATACGCCggctttggctgctgcagtgATAATTTTGGCCTGCGTATCTCGAGCGGCTGTTGCAGCAAGAGTGATGAAAATAAATTGTTGACCCTTGAGCGCGTCTATAAGGGTTTGCTCATCATCGTAGTTGACGCGAATAACGTTGACCAGTGTAGGAAGGCTAGTTTTGCTATCGAAACGAGTAATAGCGGTAACGTTATATTTTCCAGTTTTAAGTAGCTCAGTGGCAATAGGCTTGCCAACTTCACCTCCGGCCTGGAAATTCCATTAGTGGATATGTAGTGACATGAAGAATGAGACTATTATAGGTCTTACACCGATAACGGCAAcgtttttaatataattagtAAAGCCTGCAGGCTGATCTTTGGCGTATCTGATtgacatgatgaatgatTCAATTGAGTGAGATACAAGCAAGTAAAGCACTGTTTGTCTTTGCTATATTGACTTAATTTATTCTTCACTCAAATACGAGCAatgatcctcttcttcatatATATTCCTTTACTTTACAAACACCGCCTACATTTATGCAAGTTTTccgacttcatcttcattttccGACTTTGTATGCGTTTCCCGACTTCACGTACATTTTCCGACGCTTGAAGCTACCAACAGCCTGCCGCATTATTAACTGCTTACAATGAAATAAAGGCAATCTAGGCCGAGTAATGGCAATAAAACTACTAATCACCCAGTTCAATGCTTATACAATCCACCTAGAATTAATAAAGCAGCTTATTGAACCATAAACTTTGGTAGTGTTCGCAAATCCAGTTGTGCCGACAGCGTGGTACTCGGTCTTGCTCGGATGTCCTAGAAATGCCATTTTGATAGGAAGATTTGATCGGTCCATGATCAGTTGATAGCTACTTAGGATTAGCAACTAACTCGAGCTTGACTCCACTCTTTGATATAAAAGAGGAATATTTCTCGTAGCTAGGGTATAAAGACAAGACAGTTGAACATGACTCCTGGCCAAGACAGTGGCCTCGTCCATGGGAGAACGAGATTACAGCGGCTAGATCAAACGGTTCCGTGACCTGTTCTCGCGCCGTGGGCTTTGTGGTtgttgtgttttgttttgggttCAAGAGCTAGTTCAAAGGTGCGCTTCCTAGCTGTGAACAAACACTACGTTTTAACAAGGCTGCTTGACAGACCGAGTGATCAATCGCAGCTAGAAGTCATAAATAAGCTGGGACTAGCCCGGCTGGGCAATGTAGATAAAGATCACTTCTGTAttgtaaataaataaaataacatAAAATCATGTGCTTCTATCCATGAGACTTGTACATTATAAACTGGGGGGTATATTC of the Trichoderma breve strain T069 chromosome 4, whole genome shotgun sequence genome contains:
- a CDS encoding EVE domain-containing protein, producing the protein MPPRKRIRDEGEAAEPVAKRRSSRQAAASIKKAEEKEQITPEVKKAAAPTKKRAATAKETKSVIKSADDKKKAAKKDSKKTNAKNEDDEKASSDAPRHDGEWYWLMKAEPETRFENGIDVRFSIDDLRAKEKPEGWDGIRAYAARNHMRNMNQGDKAFFYHSNCKEPGIAGIMEIVKEFSEDRSARRPGTPYYDPQSSKDNVRWSLVHVEFRKKFAVPIGLKELRELGKPGGPLENMQMLKQGRLSVSRVSAEEWKALCEIADKKAEEAGLKHETTKLTK
- a CDS encoding kinesin motor domain-containing protein encodes the protein MELASKSQNLFNVYLRLRPPYPGALQTERILDVEAAADNLHPSHITLNPPPDRRRAIERFGFTQVFEEDASQLDVFHCTDAPSLIEGVLAPHGGDGTDAVVATLGVTGSGKTHTILGSRNQRGLTQLAVDVIFRSISDNMVESAQSPTLDSLQACDASESTLVTAPYFLDGMNGDIPQGTYRGSGGSRSTTPMMVRTQSTLSSIKTSTPSKVPRRVQQMPGSFPDSAMSSPKSVRPSCSAQPSLGISRSNTAARIPSPKRALERPFMSLTAASRLKTTAKQNIKGESTFSSQRRTLRRNSTLLNSLPYSPDVSDFVVPCDPAAEYAVIVSMYEVHNDRIYDLLTPASKSAANKDYRRPLLFKPTELSPDRKVVAGLRKVVCTDVREALLVLEAGLQERRVAGTGSNSVSSRSHGFFCFEVKKRSFGWQNNSWTGSKLTVVDLAGSERARDAKTQGATLAEAGKINESLMYLGQCLQSQSEVSAGRANVVPYRQCKLTEILFSNSFPSAAGSYSHTPRRNPQRGVMIVTADPLGDFNATSQILRYSALAREVTVPRAPSFTANTLAPSPTVSTHHTRPFGNAGFGSMRSHFSPVKATDERVTMEIAALEIARMSEEIEQLRQEIEVQSEARIIAEAHLLSTEDRMIDMEAAVREECALEFEQRLAMELARFKASMQIEKERHEEHWDRKVDILERGLDTGFEEDFDKENVLVENLTQEVERLRRENMILKRELSNRSPSKRKPLEEREDFVLPSGSGTPKHDSVTSISRKFERIKISSDVGGANGPRSPKKVRRLVARRWDEPDDV
- a CDS encoding nmrA-like family domain-containing protein, with product MSIRYAKDQPAGFTNYIKNVAVIGAGGEVGKPIATELLKTGKYNVTAITRFDSKTSLPTLVNVIRVNYDDEQTLIDALKGQQFIFITLAATAARDTQAKIITAAAKAGVSWVMPNSYAPDFANKALMTDIMIGPAAEAGVASVEQAGMSWIYMTCGFWYEFSLSVGSPWCGFDILDKKVTFYDDGNTRINMSTWEQCGRAAAQLLSLKELPDDEMDQSPTISQWRNKILYISSFLASQRDMLDSLHRVMGTTDDDWQIDHEPTDTRYKRGLQILQSGNIEGFGMAMFARTYFPNGDGNYEAKYGLANKELGLPKENFDEATKLAVKMAEAGFGNSWKEINGGAAK